A genome region from Pseudomonas helmanticensis includes the following:
- a CDS encoding GMC family oxidoreductase, which yields MTYDYIIAGAGAAGCVLANRLSASGKHTVLLLEAGGKDSSLWFKIPVGFAKMYYNPTFNWMYYSQPQKQLGNREIYAPRGKVQGGSGSINAMIYVRGQAHDFDDWAANGNDGWGFKDVLPYFRTLENHPLGDSEYHGGSGPISITPMKGQTHPICDVFLEGCSELGYPRSEDFNGAKFEGAGLYDVNTKNGQRCSSSFAHLHPALKRPNLTVEHFALVDRVLFDDTQQRATGISITQHGVVRTFTARKEVILCAGAVDTPKILQLSGVADSGLLARHGIPLVKHLPAVGQNLQDHLCASYYYKANIPTLNDELSSLFGQFKLGVKYLLTRKGALAMSVNQAGGFFRGDAQQNHPNLQLYFNPLSYQIPKNNRASLKPEPYSGFLLCFNPCRPTSRGHIEIASKNPRDAALIDPNYLSTQKDIDEVIQGSRLMRKIMNAPALKSITVDEVLPGPAVETDEQMLQYFRDNCGSIYHLCGSCAMGADEQTSVVDKRLKVHGFDGLRIVDASIFPNVTSGNTHAAVLMVAEKGADLILQDA from the coding sequence ATGACATACGACTACATCATCGCTGGCGCAGGCGCCGCTGGCTGCGTGCTGGCCAACCGGCTCTCGGCGTCGGGCAAACACACCGTGCTGTTGCTGGAAGCGGGCGGCAAAGACAGTTCGCTGTGGTTCAAGATCCCGGTCGGCTTCGCCAAAATGTATTACAACCCGACCTTCAACTGGATGTATTACAGCCAGCCACAAAAGCAGTTGGGCAACCGCGAGATCTACGCCCCGCGCGGCAAAGTGCAGGGCGGTTCCGGTTCGATCAACGCGATGATCTACGTGCGCGGCCAGGCTCATGACTTTGATGATTGGGCCGCCAATGGCAACGATGGCTGGGGCTTCAAGGATGTGTTGCCGTACTTCCGCACACTGGAAAACCATCCGTTGGGTGACAGCGAATATCACGGTGGCAGCGGCCCGATCAGTATTACGCCGATGAAGGGCCAGACTCACCCGATCTGCGATGTGTTTCTTGAGGGCTGCTCGGAACTCGGCTATCCGCGCAGTGAAGATTTCAACGGGGCAAAGTTCGAAGGGGCGGGTCTCTACGACGTCAACACCAAAAACGGTCAGCGCTGCTCCAGCAGCTTCGCGCATCTGCATCCGGCTCTGAAACGACCGAACCTGACCGTCGAGCATTTCGCGCTGGTGGATCGGGTGTTGTTTGATGACACGCAACAACGTGCGACCGGAATCTCCATTACTCAGCATGGCGTGGTACGAACCTTCACCGCACGCAAGGAAGTGATCTTGTGCGCGGGTGCCGTCGACACGCCGAAAATTCTGCAATTGTCCGGCGTGGCCGATAGCGGCTTGCTGGCCCGGCATGGCATTCCTCTGGTCAAGCACCTGCCGGCAGTAGGGCAGAACCTGCAGGATCACCTGTGCGCCAGCTATTACTACAAGGCCAATATCCCGACGCTCAATGATGAACTGAGTTCGCTGTTCGGTCAGTTCAAGCTAGGCGTGAAATACCTGCTGACACGCAAGGGCGCCCTGGCCATGAGTGTGAATCAGGCCGGCGGTTTTTTCCGTGGTGACGCGCAACAGAATCACCCGAACCTGCAACTGTATTTCAACCCGCTGTCGTACCAGATTCCGAAGAACAACAGGGCCAGCCTCAAGCCCGAGCCGTATTCCGGCTTCCTGCTGTGCTTCAACCCGTGCCGGCCGACCAGTCGTGGGCATATCGAGATCGCCTCGAAAAATCCCCGGGATGCAGCGTTGATCGATCCGAACTACCTGAGCACGCAAAAGGACATCGACGAGGTCATTCAGGGTAGCCGTCTGATGCGCAAGATCATGAACGCCCCGGCGCTCAAGAGCATCACGGTAGATGAAGTTTTACCGGGGCCAGCGGTGGAAACTGACGAGCAGATGTTGCAGTACTTCCGCGATAACTGTGGCTCGATCTATCACTTGTGCGGGTCCTGTGCGATGGGCGCTGACGAGCAGACGTCGGTGGTCGACAAGCGGCTGAAGGTGCATGGTTTCGACGGGCTG
- a CDS encoding mandelate racemase/muconate lactonizing enzyme family protein, with translation MKIIALETHIVAVPPPHIGGMYWLFVKLKTDCGIEGVGEIYAATFGPKAMLPIIEDVFERYLLNHDPHHIERFFRQAYSSGFTQRPDLTMMGVVSGLEMACWDIIGKAANKPVYELLGGKVNERLRSYTYLYPVNSRGEYDYDNPDLAAECAIDNMNKGFTAVKFDPAGPYTAYSGHQISLEVLERCETFCRKIREAVGDKCDLLFGTHGQMVPSSAIRLAKRLEKYDPLWFEEPVPPGQEEAMAQVAAKTSIPIATGERLTTKYEFFKLLQAGGASILQMNVARCGGLLEAKKIASMAEAYYAQIAPHLYNGPIGAAASFQLATCTPNFLIQESIETWGGFHAEVLTKPLQWEDGYIIASTEPGLGVELNMDVVRRHSPYTGERLHLQMAPSPADVKDTSPARG, from the coding sequence ATGAAAATCATCGCCCTTGAAACCCATATCGTTGCCGTACCGCCACCGCACATCGGCGGCATGTACTGGCTGTTCGTCAAGCTCAAGACCGATTGCGGGATCGAGGGTGTCGGCGAGATCTACGCCGCGACCTTTGGCCCGAAAGCGATGTTGCCGATCATCGAGGACGTGTTCGAGCGCTATCTGCTCAATCACGACCCGCACCACATCGAACGCTTCTTCCGCCAGGCCTATTCCAGCGGATTCACTCAGCGTCCCGACCTGACCATGATGGGCGTGGTCAGCGGCCTGGAGATGGCCTGCTGGGACATCATCGGCAAAGCGGCGAACAAGCCGGTCTACGAATTGCTCGGTGGCAAGGTCAACGAACGCCTGCGCTCCTACACGTATCTGTACCCGGTCAACAGCCGTGGCGAGTACGACTACGACAACCCCGATCTGGCCGCCGAATGCGCCATCGACAACATGAACAAAGGTTTCACCGCGGTGAAGTTCGACCCGGCCGGGCCGTACACCGCGTACTCCGGGCACCAGATTTCGCTGGAAGTGCTGGAGCGCTGCGAGACCTTCTGCCGCAAGATCCGCGAAGCGGTAGGCGACAAATGCGACCTGCTGTTCGGCACTCACGGGCAGATGGTGCCGTCGTCGGCGATTCGTCTGGCCAAGCGCCTGGAAAAATACGATCCGCTGTGGTTTGAGGAACCAGTGCCGCCGGGGCAGGAAGAGGCCATGGCGCAAGTTGCGGCCAAGACCAGCATCCCGATTGCCACCGGCGAACGCCTGACCACCAAATACGAATTTTTCAAGCTGTTGCAGGCCGGCGGCGCGTCGATCCTGCAGATGAACGTGGCGCGCTGCGGCGGCCTGCTCGAAGCCAAGAAAATCGCCAGCATGGCTGAAGCCTACTACGCGCAGATCGCCCCGCATTTGTACAACGGGCCGATTGGCGCAGCGGCGAGTTTCCAGTTGGCAACCTGCACACCGAACTTCCTGATTCAGGAAAGTATCGAGACCTGGGGCGGCTTCCACGCCGAAGTACTGACCAAGCCATTGCAGTGGGAAGACGGCTACATCATTGCGTCCACCGAGCCGGGCCTGGGCGTCGAGCTGAACATGGACGTGGTGCGCAGGCATTCGCCGTATACCGGCGAGCGGTTGCATTTGCAGATGGCGCCGAGCCCGGCTGACGTCAAAGACACCTCGCCGGCTCGCGGCTGA
- a CDS encoding MFS transporter — protein MSKHASSAAAVQGSDSAVKSQSDKGSRYVQLMLLVLAAGAIYPILYLRQVYQTTMLEVFQINHSELGYLYSMLGTIFLLSYLPSGWLADRIAPRFLIFFSLVATGVLGLWYSTAPSMTGLMIIFGCWGLTTGLTFWASVLKRVKMIAHHTEQGRFFGILDGGRGLVEALLATVALGLFAFATETPGESTAEGFKHVVYLYAFTCIAIGCVLVLIKDPKSMEETPAVEKGKFNLLSDLTTLVKIPELWLVTAIVFCGYHIFWATYSFSDYLQGSGMTAVMAGTITTIKLWMRPIGGIGGGWLGDKFSNISVLIVALLLASLAIVGLIVFPGLNSMGLLIATVIFIGLMTYAIRGLYWAILDSCNIPLRITGLAIGIVSVVGYMPDAFIPLINGYLTEHFPGALGYKLYFGYIATIGLIGMLAAVALRARINRQSSKKAGA, from the coding sequence ATGTCCAAGCATGCATCCTCTGCTGCCGCTGTTCAGGGTTCCGATTCGGCTGTGAAAAGCCAGAGCGACAAGGGAAGTCGCTATGTCCAATTGATGTTGCTGGTGCTCGCCGCTGGCGCGATCTACCCGATTCTCTATCTTCGCCAGGTCTATCAGACGACCATGCTCGAAGTGTTCCAGATCAACCACAGCGAGTTGGGTTATCTGTATTCGATGCTGGGCACGATCTTCCTGCTCAGTTATTTGCCAAGCGGTTGGCTGGCTGATCGCATTGCACCGCGCTTTCTGATTTTCTTCTCATTAGTGGCTACCGGAGTCTTGGGCCTTTGGTACTCGACCGCGCCGTCGATGACCGGGTTGATGATCATTTTCGGCTGCTGGGGCCTGACCACCGGTTTGACCTTCTGGGCCTCGGTACTAAAACGCGTGAAGATGATTGCGCATCACACCGAACAGGGGCGTTTTTTCGGCATCCTCGATGGTGGACGCGGATTGGTCGAAGCCTTGCTCGCGACCGTTGCACTGGGCCTGTTTGCCTTCGCCACCGAAACCCCTGGCGAGTCCACTGCCGAAGGTTTCAAGCATGTGGTCTATCTCTACGCCTTCACCTGTATTGCCATCGGCTGTGTGCTGGTGCTGATCAAGGATCCGAAGTCGATGGAAGAAACGCCGGCGGTGGAGAAGGGCAAGTTCAATCTGCTCAGCGACCTCACCACGTTAGTGAAAATTCCCGAGCTGTGGCTGGTCACCGCCATCGTGTTCTGCGGATACCACATCTTCTGGGCCACCTACAGTTTCTCCGACTACCTGCAAGGCAGCGGCATGACGGCGGTCATGGCCGGCACCATCACCACGATCAAACTGTGGATGCGTCCGATCGGTGGCATTGGCGGCGGCTGGCTGGGTGACAAGTTCTCCAATATTTCGGTGCTGATCGTCGCGCTGCTGTTGGCGAGTCTGGCCATCGTCGGGCTGATCGTGTTCCCGGGACTCAACAGCATGGGGCTGCTGATCGCTACGGTGATTTTCATCGGCCTGATGACTTATGCGATTCGCGGTCTGTACTGGGCGATTCTCGACAGTTGCAACATTCCGCTGCGCATCACCGGCCTGGCTATCGGGATCGTCTCGGTGGTCGGCTACATGCCGGATGCCTTTATCCCGCTGATCAACGGCTACCTCACCGAACATTTCCCCGGTGCCCTCGGCTACAAGCTGTACTTCGGCTACATCGCCACTATCGGTCTGATCGGCATGCTCGCTGCTGTGGCCTTGCGTGCCCGAATCAATCGTCAATCTTCGAAAAAAGCAGGAGCCTGA
- the aldA gene encoding aldehyde dehydrogenase, with protein MRIERNFVNGQFIEPASAALIAVYNPATEALLGHVSGATVEEATAAVDAAATAQKVWGKLTSIERAEHLRTFATALEDCAEAIGTALAAESGKSVSDASNEARYAAQITRYHAEWARRIEGEIIPSDSPDENLFLHREPIGVVACLIPFNYPVYTLLRKIAPALIAGNTVVVRPSNNTPTSAFEIAKAVQQSGMPAGVINILTMDHATAAAVCTHKAVGLITLTGSVNAGRIVLDYCKTNIAKPSLELGGKTPAIIEADADLEAAATAVIASKTTHCGQLCTAVERVYVQESVYDKFLALLKAKIAEVKFGDRATDASLMGPLVNASSQKNIHAMVERAIADGATLESGGVLPQGPGHFYPPTLLSGCRQDMEIVQEEIFGPVLPVLKYRDIDEALAMANDHQFGLSSVLYTENYRTAQKVANAIEAGELYVNRTPADPYQGYHAGWKRSGLGGDDGKHGMLEFTQTRLVVMKY; from the coding sequence ATGCGAATCGAGCGAAATTTTGTTAACGGCCAATTCATCGAGCCTGCCAGCGCGGCGCTGATCGCGGTCTACAACCCGGCGACCGAAGCGCTACTCGGCCACGTCTCGGGTGCCACCGTCGAAGAAGCCACTGCGGCGGTCGACGCGGCGGCAACGGCGCAAAAGGTCTGGGGCAAACTCACCAGCATCGAACGCGCCGAACACCTGCGAACTTTCGCCACTGCCCTTGAAGACTGCGCCGAAGCCATCGGCACAGCGCTGGCGGCCGAGTCCGGAAAAAGCGTCAGCGACGCGAGTAACGAAGCGCGTTACGCCGCGCAGATCACCCGCTATCACGCCGAATGGGCGCGGCGCATCGAAGGCGAGATTATCCCCAGCGATAGCCCTGACGAAAACCTGTTTCTGCACCGCGAACCGATCGGCGTGGTGGCGTGCCTGATCCCGTTCAACTATCCGGTTTACACGTTGCTGCGCAAAATCGCCCCGGCGCTGATTGCCGGCAACACTGTGGTGGTGCGCCCGAGCAACAACACACCGACCTCGGCATTCGAGATCGCCAAAGCCGTGCAGCAGTCGGGCATGCCGGCCGGTGTGATCAATATCCTGACGATGGATCACGCCACGGCAGCAGCGGTTTGCACGCATAAAGCGGTGGGCCTGATTACCCTGACCGGCAGCGTCAACGCCGGGCGCATCGTCCTCGATTACTGCAAAACCAACATCGCCAAGCCGTCGCTGGAACTGGGCGGCAAGACCCCGGCGATCATCGAAGCAGATGCCGATCTGGAAGCGGCCGCTACCGCGGTCATCGCCTCGAAAACTACCCACTGCGGGCAGTTGTGCACGGCGGTCGAGCGCGTCTACGTGCAGGAAAGCGTCTACGACAAATTCCTCGCGCTGCTCAAGGCGAAAATTGCCGAAGTGAAGTTCGGCGACCGTGCCACTGATGCGAGTCTGATGGGGCCGCTGGTCAACGCCAGTTCGCAGAAGAATATTCACGCCATGGTCGAGCGCGCCATTGCTGACGGCGCGACTCTCGAAAGCGGCGGCGTATTGCCACAAGGCCCCGGGCATTTCTATCCGCCGACGCTGCTCAGTGGCTGCCGGCAGGACATGGAAATCGTCCAGGAAGAGATCTTCGGCCCGGTGCTGCCAGTGCTCAAGTACCGCGACATCGACGAAGCGCTGGCCATGGCCAACGATCACCAGTTCGGCCTGTCATCGGTGCTCTACACCGAGAACTACCGCACCGCGCAGAAAGTCGCCAATGCCATCGAAGCCGGCGAGTTGTATGTCAATCGCACCCCGGCCGACCCGTATCAGGGTTACCACGCCGGCTGGAAACGCTCCGGCCTGGGCGGCGATGACGGCAAGCACGGCATGCTCGAATTCACCCAGACCCGACTTGTGGTCATGAAGTACTAG
- a CDS encoding LysR substrate-binding domain-containing protein, translated as MKRKMPGLNALKAFEVAGSTGSFTRAAELLNVTQSAVSRQVRQLEEQLGESLLERRHHHLELTSAGKVLLRALHQSFDKIELTVRSIQQKTHSNRLHINAPPTFTSRWLMPRLGRLREQHPELELSITTRLQDSLAETNTLDCAIRFGNGEWDGLDSSLLIQERHIAVCAPSLYAREVGERGVDLNRLTLLHVLAREDQRYLTWKHWLDAARITGVDTLGGYEFDLLDLAIQAATDGLGITIADWHMVAAELASGQLTQVLNVHVEGHQSYWLVTRPEQTEMPQLQVFSQWLQEEIWLAQRQLEPSTAAI; from the coding sequence AGTTGCTCAATGTCACCCAAAGTGCGGTCAGTCGGCAGGTGCGGCAACTGGAGGAACAGCTCGGCGAGAGCTTGCTGGAGCGCCGTCATCACCATCTGGAACTGACGTCCGCCGGCAAGGTGTTGCTGCGAGCCCTGCACCAGTCTTTCGACAAGATCGAACTGACGGTGCGCAGCATTCAGCAGAAAACTCATTCCAATCGTTTGCACATCAATGCACCGCCGACCTTCACCAGTCGCTGGTTGATGCCGCGGTTGGGCCGCTTGCGCGAGCAGCACCCGGAGCTGGAATTAAGCATTACCACGCGCTTGCAGGACAGCCTCGCCGAAACCAACACCCTCGATTGCGCGATCCGTTTCGGCAATGGCGAGTGGGACGGCCTCGACAGTTCGCTGTTGATTCAGGAGCGGCATATCGCCGTGTGCGCGCCGTCGTTATATGCCCGTGAAGTGGGCGAGCGGGGCGTTGATCTCAACCGCCTGACGCTGCTGCATGTGCTGGCCAGGGAAGACCAGCGCTATCTGACCTGGAAACACTGGCTCGACGCCGCGCGGATCACCGGTGTGGATACCCTGGGCGGGTATGAGTTCGATCTGCTGGACCTGGCCATTCAGGCGGCGACCGATGGTCTGGGCATCACCATTGCCGATTGGCATATGGTCGCGGCCGAGCTGGCCAGCGGGCAACTGACGCAAGTGCTGAATGTGCATGTGGAGGGGCATCAATCGTATTGGCTGGTGACGCGACCGGAGCAGACCGAGATGCCGCAATTACAGGTTTTTTCGCAATGGCTGCAAGAAGAAATCTGGCTGGCGCAGCGCCAGTTAGAGCCCTCGACCGCTGCTATCTGA